A genomic stretch from Candidatus Methanomassiliicoccus intestinalis Issoire-Mx1 includes:
- the glmM gene encoding phosphoglucosamine mutase — MDERLFGTNGVRGVINQDLSAQLSMDLGKAIGTCMKGNVAIGNDPRTSADMIKSAVAAGIMSSGANVIDLGMVPTPVVQHYVKSNGIAGGVMITASHNPPEFNGIKCIDADGTEMPRQKEEEIERSYYKKSFSNMSWDQVGSMYPRSGAIDAYLSSIIKLVDVQAIKNAELKVVLDCANGASTVSSPRLLKDLGVRAITLNGNPMGTFPGHPSEPTEDHLKDLIATVKETGADLGIAHDGDADRTIFIDNKGHYLYGDKSLAIVASEMVKENNGGTVVTPVSSSNCVEDVVTAEGGKIVYTKVGAPVVSRKMIEIGAVFGGEENGGLIFPKHQYCRDGAMTAAKMLEIVSKQGPLSDLVEKLPRYSQDKRKTVCPNDLKNSVLSYLVKQYEKEEVNTIDGVKICYSDGWTLVRPSGTEPLFRIYSEAKTELEAKERSDECEKVLAEAIRKYLK, encoded by the coding sequence ATGGATGAACGTTTATTTGGAACAAATGGTGTAAGGGGAGTAATCAATCAAGACTTGTCTGCACAACTCTCAATGGACTTGGGAAAAGCTATTGGAACCTGCATGAAAGGCAATGTCGCGATCGGTAATGATCCAAGAACATCTGCAGATATGATTAAAAGTGCAGTTGCTGCCGGAATTATGTCTTCTGGAGCCAATGTAATTGATCTGGGAATGGTTCCTACTCCAGTTGTACAGCATTATGTAAAATCCAATGGTATTGCAGGAGGAGTTATGATCACTGCATCTCACAATCCTCCAGAATTCAACGGCATCAAATGCATAGATGCAGACGGAACAGAGATGCCAAGACAGAAAGAAGAAGAAATTGAGAGGAGTTATTATAAAAAATCATTCTCAAATATGTCTTGGGATCAGGTCGGTTCGATGTATCCAAGATCTGGAGCTATCGATGCGTACCTTTCATCCATCATAAAATTGGTTGATGTTCAGGCAATAAAAAACGCCGAATTGAAAGTCGTTCTTGACTGTGCAAATGGAGCCTCAACAGTTTCATCACCAAGACTCTTGAAAGATCTGGGAGTCAGGGCGATTACTCTGAACGGCAATCCGATGGGAACATTTCCAGGACATCCGTCAGAGCCTACCGAAGATCATCTAAAAGATCTGATAGCGACTGTAAAGGAAACTGGAGCAGATTTGGGAATAGCTCATGACGGCGATGCCGACAGGACGATATTCATAGACAACAAAGGTCATTATCTCTACGGAGACAAAAGTCTGGCAATAGTAGCATCAGAAATGGTCAAAGAAAATAATGGCGGCACAGTAGTGACTCCTGTTTCATCTTCCAACTGTGTAGAAGATGTTGTGACCGCAGAAGGCGGAAAGATCGTTTACACCAAAGTAGGAGCTCCGGTTGTATCAAGAAAAATGATCGAGATCGGTGCAGTCTTTGGAGGAGAAGAAAACGGAGGATTGATCTTTCCAAAGCATCAGTACTGCAGAGACGGCGCCATGACTGCCGCCAAAATGCTTGAAATTGTATCAAAACAGGGACCTCTGTCAGACTTAGTAGAGAAACTTCCAAGATACAGTCAGGATAAACGCAAGACTGTGTGTCCAAATGATTTGAAAAATTCAGTTCTCTCCTATCTGGTAAAACAGTATGAAAAGGAAGAGGTCAATACCATTGACGGTGTAAAAATCTGCTACTCTGATGGATGGACTCTTGTAAGACCTTCTGGAACTGAACCTCTATTCAGAATATATTCTGAAGCAAAGACGGAACTGGAAGCAAAAGAAAGATCTGATGAGTGCGAGAAAGTTCTAGCAGAAGCAATAAGAAAATACCTAAAATGA
- a CDS encoding class II aldolase/adducin family protein encodes MNEQLSQDLADVGRLLYEKRLTIASGGNMSVRAGNSMLITPSGVCKGMLSGRDMIEIDISSGEIIGKGKPSIETPFHLGIYRSRPDVNAVIHCHPVSCTVLAIQKKDLRTNLTPESLMILGKDVPMIPYDTPGSDGLAEKLIATMGPSKACLMQNHGALVVGKDLMDAFFRMETLEYIATLQLKCGEVPGLPEDEIERVLAMSK; translated from the coding sequence ATGAATGAACAACTTTCTCAGGATCTGGCTGATGTCGGCAGGCTGCTTTATGAAAAGCGTCTGACAATTGCCAGCGGCGGCAATATGAGTGTAAGGGCTGGCAACTCTATGTTGATCACTCCGTCAGGTGTCTGCAAAGGAATGCTTTCCGGTCGCGATATGATTGAAATTGATATTTCATCAGGAGAGATAATCGGAAAAGGAAAACCATCAATCGAGACTCCCTTCCATTTAGGGATCTACCGTTCCCGGCCTGATGTAAATGCAGTCATCCACTGCCATCCTGTTTCTTGCACAGTTCTTGCCATCCAGAAAAAAGATCTCCGTACGAATCTTACTCCAGAATCTTTAATGATCCTAGGAAAAGATGTGCCGATGATACCTTACGATACTCCAGGTTCAGACGGCTTGGCTGAGAAATTAATTGCCACTATGGGACCAAGCAAAGCCTGCCTGATGCAGAACCACGGCGCTTTGGTAGTCGGCAAAGATCTGATGGATGCCTTCTTCAGAATGGAAACCCTTGAATACATTGCCACTTTACAATTGAAATGCGGTGAGGTACCCGGTCTTCCAGAAGATGAAATCGAAAGGGTACTTGCTATGAGCAAATGA
- a CDS encoding ribosomal biogenesis protein: MIIVTKWFGVFLVDKDKVVRSILFDKNPNTIAQKLSVVQRGEILPEEEQLAGKHIHVAEARMSSLGRPEFCDSSFIHPEDFGYSPQLMQKVMIELGKMRIREPLSPDRVIVQAVRALDDVIETINLVSERLHEWYGLYFPELSDYAADESYARMISEKESREDILDSLDLRLETVGSELEPVDLNSIRHFASSLHYLYEEKEELEKYIKDRMDKAAPNLSAVVGHSLAARLISLAGGLKRLTTMPAGTVQLLGAEKALFAHLKQGKRPPKHGIIFQHPLIHKAAYWQRGKIARAMSNKLSLAAKIDYFKGEFIGDQLYEDLCKRVEEIQEKYPEPPPRKEPVRQNRKPKKRNNNKNRKAK; the protein is encoded by the coding sequence ATGATAATTGTAACAAAGTGGTTTGGAGTATTCTTAGTTGACAAAGACAAAGTAGTCCGCAGTATCCTGTTTGATAAGAATCCAAACACCATTGCGCAGAAGCTTTCAGTTGTTCAGCGCGGTGAAATCCTTCCAGAAGAGGAACAGCTGGCTGGAAAGCATATTCATGTGGCTGAAGCAAGGATGTCCTCATTGGGCAGACCGGAATTCTGTGATTCTTCATTCATTCACCCTGAAGATTTTGGCTATTCTCCCCAGCTTATGCAGAAAGTAATGATTGAACTGGGAAAAATGAGGATCAGGGAGCCTTTGTCGCCGGACAGGGTCATCGTGCAGGCCGTCAGAGCCCTGGATGATGTGATAGAAACAATTAACCTTGTTAGTGAGAGACTGCATGAGTGGTACGGGCTCTATTTTCCAGAACTTTCAGACTATGCAGCTGATGAAAGCTATGCCCGCATGATCTCTGAAAAAGAGTCAAGGGAGGATATTCTGGATTCTCTGGATCTCCGCTTGGAGACAGTAGGATCAGAGTTAGAGCCAGTTGATCTGAACTCAATAAGGCATTTTGCCTCCTCACTTCATTATTTATACGAGGAAAAAGAGGAACTTGAAAAATACATCAAGGACAGGATGGATAAGGCTGCACCAAATCTTTCTGCAGTTGTAGGACACAGTCTTGCTGCCAGATTAATCTCTCTGGCAGGGGGTCTGAAGCGTCTCACAACTATGCCTGCAGGAACAGTCCAGCTCCTAGGTGCAGAAAAAGCTCTCTTTGCACACCTGAAACAGGGCAAAAGACCACCTAAGCACGGTATAATCTTCCAGCATCCTCTGATTCACAAGGCTGCATATTGGCAAAGGGGAAAGATCGCTAGAGCAATGTCCAATAAATTATCGCTGGCTGCCAAGATTGACTACTTTAAAGGTGAATTCATTGGAGATCAGCTTTATGAGGATCTCTGCAAAAGGGTAGAAGAGATTCAGGAGAAGTATCCCGAACCTCCGCCAAGGAAGGAACCCGTAAGACAAAACCGCAAGCCTAAAAAACGCAATAATAACAAAAATAGAAAGGCAAAATAA
- a CDS encoding LSM domain-containing protein produces the protein MVMPLALLEKSMNHRISLLLKDGRILEGKLAGYDDYMNMVLEETEERTAEQTRRLGTVVLRGNNVVRISPM, from the coding sequence ATGGTTATGCCCCTGGCTTTACTGGAGAAATCAATGAACCACCGCATATCCCTACTACTCAAGGATGGAAGAATCCTTGAAGGAAAGTTAGCGGGTTATGACGATTATATGAACATGGTACTTGAGGAGACTGAAGAGCGTACAGCAGAACAGACCCGTCGTCTCGGAACTGTAGTTCTTCGCGGCAACAATGTCGTAAGGATCTCTCCAATGTAA
- a CDS encoding sugar phosphate nucleotidyltransferase, translating to MNALILAGGLGTRLRPLTNYLPKPLIPLVGKPLVMHIIDSLPKEVDSVILAVSYMRDKLEEYFKENDVGRTIILVSEEEPLGTGGAIKNVSRYLDDTFIVMNGDVVCSLDISDMLKFHKTHGGIGSMSLWTVDDPSAFGVVGCKDSKIMTFQEKPKREEALSNLINAGTYIFEKEIFDYIPDGVVSIEKQVFPKILDKGMYGYEFNGYWVDCGTRANYITAQKILLNNGYAHVSTDAILEDNVKLTGQNLIKRAHLRNCNIGPNVYIEDDVLVSSNVTVSNSMLLRGSLIEEGSTIEGSVISQGCIVTKNSVVTDTISAKD from the coding sequence ATGAACGCATTAATCTTAGCTGGTGGACTCGGAACACGGTTGCGTCCACTAACAAACTATCTTCCCAAGCCGCTTATTCCATTAGTAGGAAAGCCGCTTGTAATGCATATTATTGACTCTCTGCCTAAAGAGGTTGACAGTGTAATTCTGGCAGTATCATACATGCGTGACAAGCTGGAAGAATACTTTAAGGAAAACGATGTAGGAAGAACGATAATTTTAGTCAGTGAAGAAGAGCCTCTGGGAACAGGAGGCGCTATCAAAAACGTTTCCAGATATCTTGATGATACATTTATTGTCATGAACGGTGACGTTGTTTGCTCATTAGATATCAGTGACATGCTGAAATTCCACAAAACACACGGCGGGATCGGCAGTATGTCGCTCTGGACAGTGGATGATCCTTCAGCATTTGGTGTTGTAGGTTGCAAAGACTCTAAAATAATGACTTTTCAGGAAAAACCGAAAAGAGAAGAAGCACTGTCCAACCTGATAAACGCAGGAACGTATATTTTTGAGAAAGAAATTTTTGACTATATTCCAGACGGAGTTGTTTCGATAGAGAAACAAGTATTTCCCAAAATTCTGGACAAAGGCATGTACGGCTATGAGTTCAATGGATACTGGGTAGACTGCGGAACCAGAGCCAACTACATCACAGCTCAGAAGATTCTTTTAAACAACGGATATGCACATGTTTCCACAGATGCAATCCTCGAAGATAATGTGAAGCTTACAGGTCAAAATCTCATCAAAAGAGCACATCTCAGAAACTGCAATATCGGTCCCAATGTATACATTGAAGACGATGTGCTAGTATCATCAAATGTAACGGTATCAAACAGCATGCTGCTGCGTGGTTCGCTGATCGAAGAAGGATCAACAATAGAAGGTTCTGTCATCAGCCAGGGCTGCATAGTTACAAAAAATTCTGTTGTGACTGATACCATATCAGCAAAAGATTGA
- a CDS encoding tryptophan--tRNA ligase, with protein sequence MAEDFKVTPWEVSGEVDYDMLIERFGTKHVDNALLDRMSKYGELHPLLKRGIVYSHRDMDWILDRYDAGEKFYLYTGRGPSGNTHMGHLMPWIFTKYLQDTFKVPLYFQLTDDEKFLFNEKLTLDDTKNMAYENMLDVIALGFDPTLTKIIIDTNCIKTLYPIALKTAKKITFSTARAVFGFENSTNIGSIFYTSIQAAPAFMVSEIEGKNVPCLIPCGIDQDPHFRVARDIAPLLGYYKPALLHNKMFPGLQGTDKMSSSQPNSTIYTTDTPKQVRKKVMSAFTGGAVTVEDQRKNGGKPEICSVFKYLHFLFEEDDKKLEELMIKCRNGEILCGECKKSLADSMVNFIEIHQEKREKARDKVQDYLFCED encoded by the coding sequence ATGGCTGAGGATTTTAAAGTCACTCCCTGGGAAGTCAGCGGTGAAGTAGATTACGACATGTTAATCGAAAGATTTGGAACCAAACATGTTGATAATGCACTTCTTGATCGTATGTCTAAGTATGGCGAGCTTCATCCATTGCTTAAGCGAGGTATAGTATACTCTCACAGGGACATGGATTGGATCCTTGATCGCTATGATGCAGGTGAAAAATTTTATCTGTATACTGGAAGGGGGCCGTCTGGTAACACTCACATGGGGCACCTAATGCCTTGGATATTCACAAAATATCTTCAGGATACCTTCAAAGTACCACTTTATTTTCAGCTCACTGATGATGAGAAATTTCTTTTCAATGAAAAATTAACATTGGATGATACAAAAAATATGGCATACGAAAACATGCTGGATGTAATCGCTTTAGGCTTTGATCCTACATTAACTAAGATAATAATAGATACGAACTGTATCAAGACTCTTTATCCCATCGCTTTGAAAACTGCAAAGAAAATCACATTTTCTACAGCTCGTGCTGTGTTTGGGTTTGAAAATTCCACTAACATTGGGAGCATATTTTATACAAGCATCCAGGCAGCTCCAGCCTTCATGGTATCTGAAATCGAAGGAAAGAATGTTCCTTGCCTGATCCCCTGCGGAATCGATCAGGATCCTCACTTCAGGGTTGCTAGAGACATAGCTCCGCTGTTAGGATACTATAAACCAGCACTGCTGCACAATAAAATGTTTCCCGGTCTTCAGGGAACAGATAAAATGTCATCTTCACAACCAAACAGTACAATATACACCACTGATACTCCCAAACAAGTCCGTAAAAAGGTAATGTCTGCATTTACAGGTGGTGCAGTAACAGTTGAAGATCAAAGGAAGAATGGTGGTAAACCAGAAATCTGTTCTGTGTTCAAATACCTGCATTTCCTCTTTGAAGAAGATGACAAAAAGCTTGAGGAACTGATGATAAAATGCCGTAATGGAGAAATTCTCTGTGGCGAGTGTAAAAAGTCATTAGCGGATTCTATGGTAAACTTTATTGAAATTCATCAGGAGAAACGGGAAAAAGCGAGAGACAAAGTTCAGGATTATCTTTTCTGCGAGGATTAG
- a CDS encoding translation initiation factor IF-5A has protein sequence MWTQAEVRELKVGRYMLIDEEPCKIISIDTSKPGKHGEAKARIEAVGLYDGKKRSVVHPVKHKIQVPMIDKRKGQILNLAGDELNVMDLETYEQFSLPADPEFADLQPGDEVLYMVAMGKRKIIKV, from the coding sequence ATGTGGACTCAGGCTGAAGTAAGGGAACTCAAAGTAGGCCGTTATATGCTTATTGATGAGGAACCCTGCAAGATTATTTCCATCGATACATCCAAACCTGGAAAACACGGCGAAGCTAAAGCTCGTATAGAAGCTGTAGGCTTGTATGATGGAAAGAAGAGAAGCGTTGTGCACCCAGTGAAACATAAAATCCAGGTGCCAATGATCGACAAGAGAAAGGGACAGATCCTGAATCTTGCTGGTGACGAATTGAATGTAATGGACCTTGAAACATACGAACAATTCTCATTACCTGCTGATCCAGAATTTGCAGACCTGCAACCAGGCGACGAAGTTCTGTACATGGTCGCAATGGGAAAACGTAAAATTATAAAAGTATAA
- a CDS encoding TIM barrel protein translates to MIRFGPAGIPLSCKGRTLRDGIEDVHSLGLTAMEVQMLRINAMERFPDDDEIGLSPLEIETDLVVEIIRTKGKKEISITDPSEPIKESDVLISLASGLAQTYSEFNEIGAMGKEMDVQLSMHTPYYMDLGTNDELTAKCLNALRWAGMMTDQMDGKIVVTHMGLYGDNPKKQTKKNIIDNLSEIMAWWDDNGIRPKLGLEMSGRQEVFGSTSEIFEVCDNVPGTIPVINFAHVHARNPTLHEPEDFGILIDEVRKYASNDIYAHFAGVEHEGGNEKRITPIKRGDLKFEPLAEYLADESANVTIISSSPLLEHDAMYMKLIYERMLTRKVSKESRIKKGGKEQSFDDVGYDISIDGVSPSSDESASFPDDSIDDLDTESDSFDDLELKKSSPKRKR, encoded by the coding sequence ATGATACGATTTGGTCCCGCTGGTATCCCGCTCTCGTGTAAAGGAAGAACACTTAGGGATGGAATTGAAGATGTCCACAGCCTGGGCTTAACAGCCATGGAAGTTCAAATGTTGCGAATAAATGCAATGGAAAGATTTCCGGACGATGATGAAATCGGTCTTTCTCCCTTAGAAATTGAGACTGATTTAGTTGTAGAAATAATCAGAACCAAAGGGAAAAAAGAGATATCCATAACCGACCCGTCAGAGCCAATCAAGGAATCTGATGTCCTAATATCTCTTGCTTCAGGCCTTGCTCAAACTTACTCTGAATTCAATGAAATTGGAGCAATGGGCAAAGAGATGGATGTCCAGCTTTCAATGCACACTCCATACTATATGGATCTTGGAACCAATGATGAACTGACAGCAAAATGTCTCAATGCTCTGAGATGGGCCGGCATGATGACTGATCAGATGGATGGTAAAATCGTTGTAACACACATGGGTTTGTACGGTGACAACCCTAAAAAACAGACCAAGAAAAACATTATCGACAATCTTTCCGAGATAATGGCTTGGTGGGACGATAATGGAATCAGGCCAAAATTAGGTTTGGAGATGAGCGGACGTCAGGAAGTATTTGGTTCCACATCTGAAATCTTTGAAGTCTGTGATAATGTTCCAGGAACAATACCTGTGATTAATTTTGCTCATGTTCATGCCCGCAATCCTACGCTGCACGAACCTGAAGATTTTGGCATACTTATTGATGAAGTCAGGAAATATGCAAGCAATGATATTTACGCTCATTTTGCAGGTGTAGAGCATGAAGGCGGAAATGAGAAAAGGATAACTCCAATCAAGCGCGGAGACCTTAAATTCGAACCGCTGGCCGAGTATCTAGCTGATGAGTCTGCAAATGTAACTATAATCTCTTCATCTCCACTGCTGGAGCACGATGCGATGTATATGAAACTGATATACGAACGCATGCTCACGAGAAAAGTGTCAAAAGAGTCCAGAATTAAGAAAGGCGGAAAGGAGCAGTCGTTTGACGATGTAGGATATGACATCTCAATCGATGGGGTATCACCCTCATCTGATGAATCTGCATCGTTCCCTGACGATTCAATTGATGACTTAGATACAGAATCCGACAGTTTTGATGATCTCGAATTAAAAAAATCCTCACCTAAAAGAAAGAGATAA
- a CDS encoding SIS domain-containing protein, which yields MKETLNYFLGAIDKALSGVNQASVDLMIDSITAPRKIFIYGVGRSGLIAQAFAVRLVQLGFDVHFVGEMTTPIVDSGDLVIIVSNTGETMSAVQTANIVRRVGAEVISITSHPNSKLGHASNLIIQISSPDDKEKKRNAPLGTIFEDASLLFFDLLIPKIMEKTGQNEQSLERRHAIWV from the coding sequence ATGAAAGAGACACTAAACTACTTTCTCGGCGCAATTGATAAAGCACTATCTGGCGTAAATCAAGCATCTGTCGATCTGATGATCGATTCTATAACTGCGCCCAGAAAGATCTTCATTTATGGTGTAGGCAGATCCGGTCTCATCGCTCAGGCATTTGCAGTCCGTTTGGTACAGCTGGGCTTTGATGTTCATTTCGTAGGGGAAATGACAACGCCAATTGTTGATTCCGGAGATCTTGTGATAATTGTCTCAAACACTGGTGAAACAATGTCTGCTGTACAGACTGCCAATATCGTAAGGAGGGTAGGAGCTGAGGTTATTTCAATAACTTCTCATCCTAATTCAAAACTTGGACACGCTTCTAACCTAATCATTCAGATATCTTCTCCAGATGATAAGGAAAAAAAGCGTAACGCTCCTCTTGGAACTATTTTTGAAGATGCTTCGCTGTTATTCTTTGATCTGTTGATTCCTAAAATAATGGAGAAAACAGGACAAAACGAACAGTCCCTAGAGAGGCGTCATGCTATCTGGGTATGA
- the mtnA gene encoding S-methyl-5-thioribose-1-phosphate isomerase has translation MKVLTDGGSIDIRAVWFEDNKVKMIDQRILPHEFKIIEFSNYLDVAEAIKNMTVRGAPAIGASAAYGMALASLQEVDLLEAATVLKSTRPTAFDLFYAVDKMLEAAKNNENLVTAANNYADQIVDKCRKIGEYGAELIADGNVIMTHCNAGALATVDIGTALAPMRAARDQGKNIFVYTSETRPRLQGMKLTAWELLNEGIPHKIIADGASGAVMRKGVDMIIVGADRIAANGDFANKIGTYDKAVLAHELGIPFYVAAPVSTFDFSIASGKEIVIEDRSEEEVTEIDGYRIAPDGCSALNPSFDMSEAKYVKGFITEIGVLSPSEISRINSAKL, from the coding sequence ATGAAAGTTCTTACTGATGGTGGATCCATTGATATCCGTGCAGTATGGTTTGAAGATAACAAAGTCAAAATGATCGACCAGCGAATCTTACCTCATGAGTTCAAAATTATCGAATTTTCTAATTATCTTGATGTAGCCGAGGCTATCAAAAATATGACAGTCCGCGGTGCACCTGCTATCGGTGCCTCTGCGGCGTATGGCATGGCTTTAGCATCTCTGCAGGAAGTAGATCTTTTGGAAGCAGCAACTGTTCTGAAATCTACCAGGCCGACAGCTTTTGATTTGTTCTATGCTGTAGATAAAATGCTCGAGGCTGCAAAAAATAATGAAAATCTGGTCACTGCCGCGAATAATTACGCTGATCAGATTGTAGACAAATGCCGTAAGATCGGTGAATATGGAGCAGAATTAATTGCCGATGGAAACGTCATCATGACTCACTGCAATGCCGGTGCCTTAGCAACTGTAGATATCGGGACTGCTCTTGCACCTATGAGGGCTGCCAGGGATCAGGGTAAGAATATATTCGTATATACCTCTGAAACCCGTCCCAGGCTGCAGGGTATGAAGCTAACTGCATGGGAACTTTTGAACGAGGGGATCCCGCACAAGATTATCGCCGATGGAGCATCAGGCGCAGTGATGAGAAAAGGTGTGGATATGATCATAGTCGGAGCTGACAGAATCGCTGCAAACGGAGATTTTGCCAATAAAATCGGGACCTATGATAAGGCCGTCTTAGCTCATGAGTTAGGCATTCCATTTTATGTAGCCGCTCCAGTTTCAACATTTGACTTCAGCATTGCCAGCGGAAAAGAGATTGTTATCGAAGACCGCAGTGAAGAGGAAGTTACAGAAATAGATGGATACAGAATAGCTCCAGACGGATGCAGTGCGCTCAATCCATCATTCGATATGTCTGAAGCTAAGTATGTTAAAGGTTTCATAACTGAAATTGGGGTCTTGTCTCCAAGCGAGATAAGCCGCATAAATTCTGCAAAACTATGA
- the scpB gene encoding SMC-Scp complex subunit ScpB, with protein MDLDPVRIIEAVLFSSPQPVKISDMEIQTQLPSATVRKAVKDLTSEYEKKETSLRVAKVGSGYALLLKDEYAPFGRAFAPKEIPDNILRTATWIAYHQPVMQSDLAHALGSKTYTDVRELHDLGLISMKKKGHSYVLSTTKKFPEYFGINGTSPTAIKKYLEERAKGN; from the coding sequence ATGGATCTGGATCCAGTAAGAATAATCGAGGCTGTTCTATTTTCATCGCCTCAGCCCGTTAAGATATCAGATATGGAAATACAGACACAGCTGCCGTCTGCCACCGTCCGCAAAGCAGTAAAGGATCTAACATCAGAATATGAGAAAAAAGAGACGTCTTTGAGAGTTGCCAAAGTGGGAAGCGGATATGCTTTGCTGCTGAAGGATGAATACGCGCCTTTCGGCAGAGCCTTTGCCCCTAAGGAAATTCCAGACAACATACTTCGGACAGCCACCTGGATAGCTTATCATCAGCCGGTAATGCAGAGCGATCTTGCTCATGCTCTGGGAAGCAAAACATACACAGACGTCAGAGAGCTTCATGATCTCGGACTCATATCTATGAAAAAGAAAGGGCACAGCTATGTGCTGAGCACCACCAAAAAATTCCCGGAATACTTTGGAATAAACGGCACCAGCCCGACCGCTATCAAAAAATATCTAGAAGAAAGAGCGAAAGGAAATTAA
- the pheS gene encoding phenylalanine--tRNA ligase subunit alpha, which yields MNVSEILEGLNANESRLLLALASKGKPTSPEEIFSAGAFDQLVEVMNAASWLNAKGLITLSETSYKCYALKKPLDAPLPERRALEYILNNDGKIEMADLSKAVDSSEVSIALGWLRKKNLASIDKSSGKTMIIVTEEGKSKTETDDEKVLRILSNGEAHESDLDSKAIAQLKSRQDLISERIVTDRILTLTDLGKEVVNSGLEVKEEVAQLTPELIQSGKWKDVAIRKYDVRTFAPAIYPGKKHPLSIIADEIRTIFTSMGFKEIDEQYVQPAFWNMDALFTPQDHPARELQDTFYLAHPQRAELDDPVVEKVAAIHENGGNTGSIGWGTKWSKEEAEKLLLRTHTTVNSIKYLSQHTEPPVKVFSLSKVFRKEAIDATHLPEFTQIEGIIMDEDANFDMLCGIIKEFYRRMGFTDIRFRPGYFPYVEPSLEVEVKFRGKWMELGGAGVFRPEVTEPFGIKHPVLAWGMGFERLAMLRWNLKDLRDLYISDIEMLRENPLI from the coding sequence ATGAATGTCTCAGAAATTCTAGAAGGCCTGAATGCCAACGAATCAAGGCTACTTCTAGCGCTGGCATCGAAAGGTAAACCGACTTCCCCTGAAGAAATATTTTCTGCTGGTGCTTTTGACCAGTTAGTTGAAGTCATGAATGCTGCTTCCTGGCTTAATGCTAAGGGATTAATCACTCTTTCTGAGACCTCTTACAAATGCTATGCCCTTAAGAAGCCGTTGGATGCGCCTCTTCCTGAGAGGCGGGCGTTGGAATACATATTGAACAATGACGGTAAAATAGAAATGGCCGATCTGTCAAAAGCGGTCGACAGTTCTGAAGTTTCTATTGCTCTCGGCTGGCTGAGAAAAAAGAATCTCGCATCCATTGACAAATCATCTGGCAAAACAATGATCATCGTTACAGAAGAGGGAAAATCCAAAACTGAGACAGACGATGAAAAAGTTTTGAGAATCTTATCAAACGGTGAGGCACACGAGTCTGATCTTGATTCAAAAGCCATAGCTCAATTAAAATCCAGGCAGGATCTTATATCTGAGCGCATAGTCACAGATAGGATACTTACATTGACTGATCTGGGAAAAGAAGTTGTGAACAGCGGATTAGAAGTCAAAGAAGAAGTAGCACAACTGACTCCAGAATTGATCCAGAGTGGGAAATGGAAAGACGTTGCCATTAGAAAATATGATGTCAGGACATTTGCACCTGCAATCTATCCCGGTAAAAAACATCCTCTGAGCATCATAGCCGATGAGATTAGAACGATTTTTACCAGTATGGGGTTTAAAGAAATCGATGAACAATACGTGCAGCCTGCATTCTGGAACATGGATGCCCTCTTTACACCACAAGATCACCCAGCCAGGGAACTCCAAGACACTTTCTACTTAGCACATCCGCAGCGTGCTGAATTGGACGATCCTGTAGTAGAAAAAGTAGCAGCAATTCATGAGAACGGAGGAAATACAGGATCAATAGGCTGGGGAACAAAATGGTCAAAGGAGGAAGCTGAAAAACTACTTCTGAGGACTCACACAACCGTCAACAGCATCAAATATCTCAGCCAGCACACTGAACCTCCAGTAAAGGTGTTCTCACTCAGCAAAGTTTTCAGAAAAGAAGCCATAGATGCAACGCATCTTCCAGAATTCACACAGATTGAAGGGATCATCATGGATGAAGATGCGAATTTCGATATGCTGTGCGGTATCATCAAAGAATTCTACCGTCGCATGGGTTTCACAGACATACGATTCCGTCCAGGGTATTTCCCTTACGTAGAACCTTCATTAGAAGTAGAGGTTAAATTCAGAGGAAAATGGATGGAACTCGGTGGAGCCGGAGTATTCCGTCCAGAGGTTACAGAGCCTTTTGGAATAAAACATCCTGTTTTAGCATGGGGCATGGGATTTGAAAGGTTAGCCATGCTAAGGTGGAATCTGAAAGATCTGAGGGACCTTTACATCAGTGATATTGAGATGTTGAGAGAAAATCCTCTCATCTAA